A stretch of DNA from Pleurocapsa minor HA4230-MV1:
AACGATGTCGCTAAAGGAAACTGGAAACACCGTCTCAATCAAGAAAGAAGTGATGAAATCGGGGCAATTAATCAAGCTTTCAATCACATGGCAGAAACTATTAGCGATCGCGATCGCTTGGCAGGTTTAACCAATTTACCAGATAATACCCATAATAATGGTAGGGGAGTAGATAATTCGGCTTGGCAAAACATACCGTCGCGGCTAACACTACATCGATTATTATTCCAGTTGCGATCGCAAGTTTTACAGCTAAACTACGATGATGGAGTTTCTTTAAGAAAACACAAGCAAGAATTAATCAATCGACTCGATTTACTTTTGCAAGCAGTAAGACGCATTACCGAATTTGGCTTTCCCTTAGATTTAAATCTTGCCCGTACTGACATTCGCTCACTACTTTACGAAGTAATAATGCGGTTTCAGTCAGAGTTAATTGAAAGAGCAATTAGCCTCGATTTAAATCTGTCTCCAGAGGTAAGCTATGCTGTCATCGATCGCCTTAAATTACGCGAGGTTTTGAGCGAACTCCTTCGTAATGCTCTATCCGCCTTACCTGAACGAGGTGGTAGCATTGGTATGCGTACTAACCTTAGCGACGATGGTACGGCATTTCTAATTGAAATAGCTGACGACGGTAAAGGTATTGAACAGCCTCTAGTTGAAAAAGTTTTTAGTTCTTCAAACACTTTATTAGATAATAATATTGGCGTAGGACTAACTTTAACCAAAGCGATCGTCGAACAGCATGGAGGTCAATTGCTCATTAACGGCGAACCAGGTAAAGGAACATACATTCGTATTGAAATTCCTTTTCAGTGATATACTTCCATCGCCTCCGCTATTCAAAAATATTACTGTGGTATTGATATCAAAAGGTTCAAAGGAAAAATAAACTCCAAGAGATTGCAGCTTATGGCTTAGAGCTTATAGCTAACCTAACCGTTAAATTGTCGTAACCCGAACTCACGTAAATTAGTCAAATTTTAACCCCCAACGCGGAATTCAATCACGTCTCCCTCTTGGACAACATAATCTTTACCCTCTAAACGCAACAAGCCTTTTTCTCTGGCTGCATTTTTAGAACCTGTAGTAATTAAATCATCGTAGCTAATGGTTTCTGCCTTAATGAATTTCTTTTCAAAATCGGTATGAATTACGGCTGCTGCTTGGGGTGCTTTCATACCTGCGGTAATTGTCCAGGCGCGGGTTTCTTGCTCTCCTGTAGTTAGATAGGTACGCAAACCTAAAAGATCGTAGGTAGCGCGAATTAGAGATTTTAAACCCCCTTCCTCTACTCCCAAGGCTTCGAGAAAGTCTGCGGTTTCCTCTGGCGAAAGCTCGACTAATTCAGACTCTACCTGAGCCGAAACCACTACTACCTTAGCTGCTTCATCCTTAACAAATTCGCGAACTGATTCTACCCATTCATTGCCTGTCGCCAAATCATCTTCAGAGACATTAGTGGCATAAATAATTGGCTTGTTGCTTAATAATCCTAATGATTTAATCATCAGTAGATCATCTTCCGTTAAATCCATGCTGCGGACAGATCGACCATCATTGAGAACTTCACTAATTTTCTCTAGCAGGGCAACTTCTGCTTGAGCCTGGGGATCATTTTTGGCGCTTTTACGCTGTCTGGCAATGCGTTTTTCTACCTGCGCCAGATCCGCCAGAATCAGCTCCAAATTAATGATTTCAATATCTCTGACAGGATCTACCGAGCCAGCAACGTGAATAATATCGTCATCCTCAAAGCAGCGTACCATGTGAACGATCGCATCTACTTCCCGAATATTAGCGAGAAACTGATTACCTAATCCCTCTCCTTTACTAGCTCCTTTGACCAATCCAGCAATATCCACAAACTCAATTCTGGTGGGGACTAATTTTTGTGAGCTAGAGAGTTTAGACAGTACCTCTAGTCGATGGTCAGGGACAGATACCACCCCCACATTGGGTTCAATGGTGCAAAAAGGAAAATTGGCAGCATCAGCCTTAGCATTGGCTACCAAGGCATTAAACATTGTAGATTTACCCACGTTGGGTAATCCGACGATTCCTGCTCTTAACATGACGGCTTATATTAGCTTTTAGGTTCAGTTTGCCAATTTTACTGCATTGGAACTAGATAACTCAAACATATAGCCTCGTCCCCAGACAGTTTTAATATAGTCTCCGTTCCCGTCGCCAATCTTTTTACGTATTCGCCCAATGTGAATATCTACTTTGCGATCGTCTCCTGCATAATTTTCATTTTGCCAAATAGCGGAAATTAATTCTGCGCGATCCCAGACTCGATTAGGATTATTAGCTAGGAAATACAACAGATCAAATTCTAGCGCCGTTAGAGAAACAAGGCGATCGTTTAGTAGAACTTGTCGGCGATAAAAGTCAATTTTTAAATTATCTAATGAGATGGATTTTTTATTGGTGAAAGATACCAGGTTATTGTTGCCTCTTCTTAATAAGGCTGAAATTCTTGCTTGGAGAATTTGGAGGTCAAAAGGTTTAGTAATATAATCATCTGCTCCCCTAGAAAAAGCTTCTAAAATATAGTTATTATCAGTCATCGAACTGAGCATGATAATCATCACACCAGTCTGGCGCATTTCTTCACACAGATTAAGTCCCGTATCATCTGGTAAATTGATATCAGAAATAATTAAGTTGGGTTGAAATTTAGGAATTATTTTTCTAGCTGTAGCACAGTCTGTAACAGCTTCTGTGGTGTAACCATTGTAGTTAAGAAAACGACCAATTAAATGATGTAAAGTCAGATCATCATCAATAATTAAAATCTTTTTTTTTGAATCTGCCAAATTATAATAATTTTTTAATAAATACACTTAGAGCAACCAGAGTTGTTTATTTGTGACTTTTAAACAATATCAGAGTAATTACTGACAAATCGACCGTAATTATCTTTTTTTACCTAAACTTTATCTAAAAAATAGTCTGTATGAAGTTAGGATTAAACCTAGTTTATAGAGTGTTTTAATTAAAATTCAATTAGATATTTATAACTAAATAAAGTACTTGGGCTAAAAGTAGAATGACCGAAGATTTTCTCGAAACACCTTTGTTAGATGCATTAAGCCAGTCAGCACGCAGAAAACAGGCTGCTTTTTATGCCCCAGGACATAAACAGGGCAAGGGAGTTAGC
This window harbors:
- a CDS encoding sensor histidine kinase codes for the protein MNLRKKLLTTFSALALLTLATAGVTLWAIAKWQDSEQRLRAHYQRSLLLLGVQSATFRAIKELPDAIVGNDPDARQEFEDFLKPADADFKSWTALADTEAEQQQVQQVRNAYETLIKDARITLDLIDQNRRDRALRLLEEQLEGVDFVRFQELTQQAITSDRQNRQIIQSQTQNTRQTAQLVLAIVAFGSISLMLLLAAYLASDLFAPLREVEQALNDVAKGNWKHRLNQERSDEIGAINQAFNHMAETISDRDRLAGLTNLPDNTHNNGRGVDNSAWQNIPSRLTLHRLLFQLRSQVLQLNYDDGVSLRKHKQELINRLDLLLQAVRRITEFGFPLDLNLARTDIRSLLYEVIMRFQSELIERAISLDLNLSPEVSYAVIDRLKLREVLSELLRNALSALPERGGSIGMRTNLSDDGTAFLIEIADDGKGIEQPLVEKVFSSSNTLLDNNIGVGLTLTKAIVEQHGGQLLINGEPGKGTYIRIEIPFQ
- the ychF gene encoding redox-regulated ATPase YchF; translation: MLRAGIVGLPNVGKSTMFNALVANAKADAANFPFCTIEPNVGVVSVPDHRLEVLSKLSSSQKLVPTRIEFVDIAGLVKGASKGEGLGNQFLANIREVDAIVHMVRCFEDDDIIHVAGSVDPVRDIEIINLELILADLAQVEKRIARQRKSAKNDPQAQAEVALLEKISEVLNDGRSVRSMDLTEDDLLMIKSLGLLSNKPIIYATNVSEDDLATGNEWVESVREFVKDEAAKVVVVSAQVESELVELSPEETADFLEALGVEEGGLKSLIRATYDLLGLRTYLTTGEQETRAWTITAGMKAPQAAAVIHTDFEKKFIKAETISYDDLITTGSKNAAREKGLLRLEGKDYVVQEGDVIEFRVGG
- a CDS encoding response regulator transcription factor: MYLLKNYYNLADSKKKILIIDDDLTLHHLIGRFLNYNGYTTEAVTDCATARKIIPKFQPNLIISDINLPDDTGLNLCEEMRQTGVMIIMLSSMTDNNYILEAFSRGADDYITKPFDLQILQARISALLRRGNNNLVSFTNKKSISLDNLKIDFYRRQVLLNDRLVSLTALEFDLLYFLANNPNRVWDRAELISAIWQNENYAGDDRKVDIHIGRIRKKIGDGNGDYIKTVWGRGYMFELSSSNAVKLAN